A genome region from Flavobacterium sp. CFS9 includes the following:
- a CDS encoding SusD/RagB family nutrient-binding outer membrane lipoprotein — protein sequence MKKRTILYMAGILLGSMTACTKDFEEINTNPNSVEVPNATFIFSQSQLDGLNNNYFFTNVLQCGGMLQHYATYKEASGVGDKYLNNESYYSAYFNRGYPTAVNEIQTVINTLKDNPVESNKLNIARIWKAYIYHRMTDLYGDIPYTEASKAYTNEHFLPKYDSQEFIYKDLLKELDEAAAALDPAKASFGKADFIYEGNIAKWKKFSYSLMLRLGLRLSKVDPALSKTWVTKAITGGVIVNATDNALIKYTDGPNDFNRNPAGIDSRSLDFAKDSFGQKNTEGGKLAKTFIDVLKATSDPRLSVYSGVWQGTVQNTDPAVQKGFPNGTKTAPSAAEQGTYSEPNQSTVFRYDAPMMILSNAETNLYLAEAAIRGWYTAENDKDLYEKAVKASFLNMGIYGANYAITDATPYLTANPYNVTGTFDQKMNQIHSQIWIALFVDEQEIYANWRRTGYPVLTPVNFPGNVTNGTIPRRIKYPVSEYSVNSTNLAEAVKRQGPDTFTTRIWWDK from the coding sequence ATGAAAAAGAGAACCATTTTATATATGGCAGGTATACTTTTAGGAAGTATGACAGCCTGCACCAAAGATTTTGAAGAAATCAACACCAACCCCAACTCTGTTGAAGTACCAAATGCTACCTTTATTTTTAGTCAGTCACAGCTTGATGGGTTAAACAACAATTACTTTTTTACCAATGTGTTGCAATGTGGCGGTATGTTGCAGCATTATGCAACCTACAAAGAAGCATCAGGTGTGGGAGACAAGTACCTAAACAATGAGTCTTACTATTCTGCTTACTTCAACAGAGGTTATCCAACTGCTGTCAATGAAATCCAAACGGTAATTAATACTTTAAAGGACAATCCGGTCGAGAGCAACAAACTCAACATCGCAAGAATCTGGAAGGCCTATATCTACCATCGTATGACCGATTTATACGGAGATATCCCTTATACTGAAGCATCAAAAGCCTATACAAACGAGCATTTTCTTCCAAAATACGACAGTCAGGAATTCATCTATAAAGATTTACTAAAAGAACTTGATGAAGCAGCCGCTGCCTTAGATCCGGCCAAAGCAAGTTTTGGTAAAGCCGATTTTATCTATGAAGGCAACATAGCCAAATGGAAAAAGTTTTCTTACTCTCTAATGCTTCGTCTTGGTTTACGACTTTCAAAAGTTGATCCTGCATTATCCAAAACCTGGGTAACAAAAGCCATTACCGGAGGAGTAATCGTAAACGCAACGGACAATGCACTCATTAAATATACGGATGGCCCGAATGATTTCAACAGAAATCCTGCCGGTATTGACTCCAGAAGTCTTGATTTTGCAAAAGATTCCTTTGGACAAAAAAATACAGAGGGGGGGAAGCTAGCCAAAACTTTTATCGATGTACTAAAAGCTACTTCAGATCCAAGACTTAGTGTTTATTCTGGTGTTTGGCAGGGAACTGTACAAAACACAGATCCTGCTGTACAAAAAGGTTTCCCTAACGGAACTAAAACTGCCCCGTCTGCGGCAGAACAAGGCACTTATTCTGAGCCTAACCAAAGTACTGTATTCCGATATGATGCTCCTATGATGATCCTGAGTAATGCTGAAACCAACCTTTATCTGGCCGAAGCGGCCATAAGAGGATGGTACACCGCTGAGAACGATAAAGATTTATATGAGAAAGCCGTAAAAGCATCTTTCCTGAATATGGGAATTTACGGTGCAAACTATGCAATTACAGACGCAACACCGTATCTAACAGCAAATCCTTATAATGTGACTGGAACCTTTGATCAAAAGATGAATCAGATACACAGCCAAATCTGGATAGCGCTATTTGTAGACGAGCAGGAAATTTATGCCAACTGGAGAAGAACAGGCTACCCGGTTTTAACACCAGTAAACTTTCCGGGCAACGTTACTAACGGAACCATTCCAAGACGTATCAAATACCCGGTAAGCGAATATTCCGTGAATTCAACTAACTTAGCTGAAGCAGTTAAACGTCAGGGACCTGATACTTTTACTACAAGAATCTGGTGGGATAAATAA
- a CDS encoding GntP family permease: MSILILTACIAFLIVQIAWLKINPFIAFIITALLAGLFLGLPINTLSQTVQKGLGEMLGSITLIIVFGTCIGKLTVSSGAANVIAKTVMGWTGKKYVRLGLMITGFIVGIPLFYSVGFVLLVPLIFSVAHQFKLSKVYLGIPMLASLSVAHGFLPPHPSPMALSSIFNADLGLVLVYGIIIAIPTIFIAGLLFSNLLKNIKTESDHEILNVEEVVNEGKLPSFSLSLFSALFPVFGLTVTSILPMISKNETLGDICKTIGEPSMIMLISLLICTYTLGIRMNRSITSVMEDYAVAIKDVALIVLIVGGAGGLKEVMIVSGVNETIVTALTQINIHPYLLAWMMAAIIRVCVGSATAAGLMTATVLLPLLQTAGLDPNLLVLSVGAGSLMCSHVNDPSFWMFKEYFNISLKDTFKSWTVMESLVSVLGIIFVFILNSIIH; encoded by the coding sequence ATGAGCATATTAATTCTTACGGCATGCATTGCGTTTCTAATCGTCCAGATCGCCTGGCTTAAAATCAATCCGTTTATTGCCTTTATCATAACAGCTTTATTAGCAGGCCTTTTTTTAGGCCTGCCAATAAACACTCTGTCACAAACCGTACAAAAAGGTTTGGGCGAAATGTTAGGATCGATTACGCTGATTATTGTTTTCGGAACCTGTATCGGTAAACTTACCGTTTCATCAGGTGCCGCCAATGTCATTGCCAAAACTGTTATGGGATGGACGGGTAAAAAATACGTTCGCCTTGGCTTAATGATTACCGGATTTATTGTTGGGATACCTCTATTTTATAGTGTTGGTTTTGTTTTGTTAGTACCCTTAATCTTCTCAGTAGCCCATCAATTTAAGCTTTCAAAAGTATATCTCGGTATTCCAATGCTGGCGTCGCTTTCAGTAGCACACGGTTTCTTGCCCCCACATCCGTCTCCAATGGCCTTAAGCAGTATTTTTAATGCCGATCTTGGACTCGTTTTAGTTTACGGAATTATCATTGCCATACCAACCATTTTTATTGCAGGTTTACTGTTTTCGAATTTACTCAAAAACATCAAAACCGAATCCGATCATGAAATCTTAAACGTTGAAGAAGTTGTAAACGAAGGCAAACTTCCAAGTTTTTCACTCAGTCTGTTTTCTGCTTTATTTCCGGTTTTCGGATTAACGGTGACTTCGATATTACCAATGATTTCTAAAAATGAAACTTTAGGAGATATCTGCAAAACAATTGGAGAACCAAGCATGATCATGCTGATCTCTTTACTGATCTGTACTTATACTTTAGGCATTAGAATGAACCGCAGCATCACCTCTGTAATGGAGGATTATGCCGTTGCGATTAAAGATGTTGCCTTAATCGTTTTAATTGTTGGAGGAGCCGGCGGTCTGAAAGAAGTTATGATTGTGAGCGGTGTAAACGAAACTATCGTTACAGCTTTAACACAAATAAACATTCATCCTTACTTATTAGCATGGATGATGGCAGCGATCATTCGTGTTTGCGTAGGTTCAGCAACAGCAGCCGGATTAATGACCGCCACGGTTCTATTACCTTTATTGCAAACTGCCGGACTTGATCCTAACTTATTAGTACTGTCAGTTGGAGCAGGAAGCTTAATGTGCTCTCATGTAAACGACCCAAGCTTCTGGATGTTCAAAGAATATTTTAACATCAGCCTGAAAGATACTTTCAAATCATGGACCGTTATGGAATCCTTAGTATCCGTTTTAGGAATCATTTTCGTTTTTATTTTAAACTCTATAATACATTAA
- a CDS encoding RidA family protein, protein MNLLPQEKFETLGLSLPPAPQPLGIYKPYLVDGKYLYLSGHGPVRDDKSLIIGRIGDDMDIEEGKLAARQVGLTMLSTIVTNFGSLNKVKKVIKVLGMVNCNGEFLRHPYVINGCSELFAEVWGQENGIGVRSAVGMGSLPDNIPVEVEAVFELY, encoded by the coding sequence ATGAATTTATTACCACAAGAAAAATTTGAAACCCTTGGATTGTCTCTTCCTCCGGCGCCTCAGCCTTTAGGAATATACAAGCCCTATTTAGTTGATGGTAAATATTTATACCTTTCAGGTCACGGGCCTGTAAGAGACGACAAATCCTTAATCATCGGCCGAATTGGTGATGACATGGACATCGAAGAAGGAAAGTTAGCAGCAAGACAAGTCGGATTAACCATGCTTTCTACAATTGTAACCAATTTTGGAAGCCTGAATAAAGTAAAAAAAGTTATAAAAGTACTCGGAATGGTGAACTGTAATGGTGAATTCTTAAGGCATCCCTATGTAATAAATGGTTGCAGCGAATTATTTGCTGAAGTCTGGGGACAGGAAAACGGAATTGGAGTACGAAGCGCTGTAGGAATGGGATCTTTACCAGACAACATTCCTGTTGAAGTTGAAGCCGTTTTCGAATTATACTAA
- a CDS encoding PfkB family carbohydrate kinase: MNTNTSQTKIATFGELLLRMNVANGNRFTQTNEIKVYVGGAEANVCVLLSQLGIPTDYITRLPQNDLAQLAVNELQKYKVNTSKCVYGGDRLGLYFVEAGNQIRQSQVIYDRSNSSFATIQKDQINWDLALADVTHFHWSGISPGVSHEAADVCKEAILAAHQKGLPISSDFNYRSKLWQYGKHPSEVMPDLLQYSTITVADLDAIEIYFGIKTDARESDADRFQKTFELLKAKMPFLKTLAMSFRKSDGLAHLYKGLLLHEGNFYQTPEHKIQVVTDQIGSGDAFNAGLLYGLTHKLSGQECIEWATACGVIKQSIHGDFAISTPDEVNHFIKNGSSNRINR, encoded by the coding sequence ATGAATACAAATACCTCACAAACAAAAATCGCAACTTTCGGTGAATTATTACTCCGAATGAATGTTGCCAACGGAAATCGATTTACACAAACCAACGAAATAAAAGTTTACGTGGGCGGTGCCGAGGCAAATGTTTGTGTTTTACTTTCCCAACTTGGAATACCTACGGATTACATTACCCGATTACCTCAAAATGACTTAGCACAATTGGCTGTAAACGAACTTCAGAAATACAAAGTAAATACCTCGAAATGTGTTTATGGCGGAGACCGTTTAGGTTTATATTTCGTCGAGGCCGGAAATCAAATCAGACAATCACAAGTTATTTACGACCGAAGCAATTCGTCTTTTGCGACCATACAAAAAGATCAGATTAACTGGGATCTGGCATTAGCCGATGTAACCCATTTTCATTGGTCGGGAATAAGTCCGGGAGTTTCGCATGAAGCGGCTGACGTTTGCAAAGAAGCCATTCTCGCGGCACATCAAAAAGGCCTCCCTATTTCTTCTGACTTTAACTACCGTTCCAAACTATGGCAATACGGAAAACATCCGTCAGAAGTTATGCCTGATTTGCTTCAATACAGCACAATCACGGTAGCCGATTTAGATGCAATTGAAATTTATTTCGGAATTAAAACCGACGCACGAGAATCGGATGCCGATCGTTTCCAAAAAACATTCGAATTGTTAAAAGCAAAAATGCCTTTTCTAAAAACACTCGCCATGAGTTTCAGAAAGTCCGACGGACTGGCGCATTTATACAAAGGATTATTGCTTCATGAAGGCAATTTCTATCAAACACCCGAACATAAAATACAGGTCGTAACCGACCAGATAGGTTCCGGAGATGCCTTCAACGCAGGGTTATTATACGGACTGACCCATAAATTATCCGGTCAGGAATGTATCGAATGGGCAACTGCCTGTGGAGTAATCAAACAAAGTATTCACGGAGATTTTGCTATAAGCACTCCTGACGAAGTAAATCATTTTATTAAAAATGGCTCAAGTAACAGAATTAACAGATAA
- a CDS encoding bifunctional 4-hydroxy-2-oxoglutarate aldolase/2-dehydro-3-deoxy-phosphogluconate aldolase, with product MYSILKTQGVLPLVTQINIETAQIVLQSAADAGIKIIEFAARATDAKEVFSQMIHFKKANNLDVKIAVGSILSVQDAETFHQLGADCIVCPHTDPEIGNYCFKNNIYWIPGAATLNEILHANKLGAEIVKLFPADKIGGPGYVKAIRAPFPNLKIMPTGGVTLEESNLKSWFKSGVVCVGIGSNLFTKEMMLDLSYEQSLQAFQNLIEVVKKTRN from the coding sequence ATGTACAGCATATTAAAAACGCAAGGTGTACTTCCGTTAGTGACACAAATCAACATTGAAACAGCCCAAATAGTCTTGCAATCGGCGGCTGATGCTGGCATAAAAATTATAGAGTTTGCTGCTCGCGCAACTGATGCTAAAGAAGTTTTTAGCCAAATGATCCATTTTAAAAAAGCAAACAATTTAGATGTTAAGATAGCCGTTGGATCTATTTTAAGCGTTCAGGATGCAGAAACCTTTCATCAGTTAGGAGCCGATTGTATTGTTTGTCCACATACCGATCCGGAAATCGGAAACTACTGTTTCAAAAACAACATCTATTGGATTCCCGGAGCCGCGACCTTAAACGAAATACTTCATGCTAATAAATTAGGTGCCGAAATTGTAAAACTTTTTCCTGCCGATAAAATTGGTGGTCCCGGATATGTAAAAGCCATCAGAGCTCCTTTTCCAAACTTAAAAATAATGCCAACCGGCGGAGTAACCTTAGAAGAAAGTAATCTGAAATCATGGTTCAAATCAGGAGTGGTTTGTGTTGGAATTGGCTCTAATTTATTTACAAAAGAAATGATGCTCGATTTAAGTTATGAGCAGTCACTTCAGGCTTTTCAAAATTTAATTGAAGTCGTAAAAAAAACAAGAAACTAA
- a CDS encoding D-TA family PLP-dependent enzyme: MQNNWWKISSEIRVDTPFLAVYEDRIQANIERLIEAVNGNTQKLRPHIKTHKIGEILDLFKTYNINKVKCATIAEAELAAIHEIADVLLAYQPVGNKKERWISLIKKYPATAFSTIVDNYESAKALDTIAHKSNLKLTLYLDLNSGMNRTGISISKNWEALIDEIVKLKNIHFAGVHLYDGHLKGDVEHRNSVASNIFFSINEEIEAIQKKLGYELKIVAGGSNTFPFYATQKNVECSPGTFVFWDSNYQIHLPEQNFEPALVIVGTIISKPTDTTFCIDIGYKAVASENPIDKRLVILNDDNLIPISHSEEHLIIENRGKNKYAIGDIIYAQPYHVCPTCALYDSVQVVNSEHQICDQWLITARSRKINI, from the coding sequence ATGCAAAACAATTGGTGGAAAATTAGCTCCGAAATCCGTGTAGACACTCCATTTTTGGCCGTTTACGAAGACCGCATTCAGGCCAACATTGAACGCTTGATAGAAGCTGTGAACGGCAATACTCAAAAATTAAGGCCACACATTAAAACTCACAAAATTGGAGAGATTCTGGACTTATTTAAAACCTACAACATCAACAAAGTTAAATGTGCCACCATTGCCGAAGCAGAACTTGCCGCCATACATGAAATTGCGGACGTACTTCTCGCCTATCAGCCTGTGGGCAATAAAAAAGAGCGATGGATTTCGTTAATTAAAAAATATCCTGCTACCGCTTTTTCTACCATTGTTGACAATTACGAATCGGCGAAAGCATTGGATACCATTGCACATAAAAGCAATCTGAAACTTACCCTTTATTTGGATCTGAACTCCGGGATGAACCGAACGGGAATTTCAATTTCTAAAAACTGGGAAGCTCTGATTGATGAAATTGTCAAATTAAAAAACATTCATTTTGCAGGTGTTCATCTGTATGATGGTCATCTGAAAGGGGATGTTGAACATCGAAATTCGGTCGCCTCAAATATTTTCTTTAGCATAAATGAAGAAATTGAGGCTATACAGAAAAAACTAGGCTATGAATTAAAAATTGTAGCCGGAGGATCCAACACCTTTCCCTTCTATGCCACACAGAAAAATGTAGAATGCAGCCCCGGAACTTTTGTCTTCTGGGATTCCAACTATCAGATCCACTTACCGGAGCAAAATTTTGAACCTGCTTTGGTGATCGTCGGAACCATTATTTCCAAACCAACCGATACTACTTTTTGTATCGACATTGGTTACAAAGCGGTTGCTTCCGAAAATCCTATCGATAAAAGGCTTGTCATTTTAAATGACGACAACCTAATCCCGATTTCACATTCTGAGGAACATCTGATCATCGAAAATCGCGGCAAAAATAAGTATGCGATTGGCGATATCATTTACGCACAGCCTTACCACGTTTGTCCCACTTGCGCACTGTACGATTCCGTTCAGGTTGTCAATAGCGAACATCAGATTTGTGATCAATGGCTCATTACAGCCCGCAGTAGAAAAATTAATATCTAG